A single genomic interval of Antarcticibacterium arcticum harbors:
- a CDS encoding C40 family peptidase produces the protein MKRTGILKFWALGLILLSVSCKTADVNTTSNTTAQAPVVNASEQYIKAVKSEYAPDGRVALFDVESTNHNGTYILKGESNLPEAVSDLKQRLKAQNIAFTDSIAMLPSAEMAGNTKGVIKISVANLRSKPSHSSELVTQAILGTPVKVYKKDGGWYYIQTPEGYLAWVDYGGVTPFSNNDLSKWKAADKVIYLETFGFAYESANKESQVVSDLVAGNILELVTEENGFYKVKYPHGKVGYIEQSKAQPYEQWLSALKPSGESLVETSKSLMGIPYLWGGTSAKGVDCSGYTKTIFFLNGIIIPRDASQQIHTGIEVDTERNFENLIPGDLLFFGRKATNNTTERVIHVGMWIGDNKFIHSMGDVHISNMDPNAEDFDEYNYNRYLRTKRVLGQEDEKLIQLTQSDLFWEKSK, from the coding sequence ATGAAAAGAACAGGAATTTTAAAATTTTGGGCCCTCGGACTAATATTATTGTCTGTTTCCTGCAAAACTGCAGATGTAAATACCACAAGTAACACAACCGCCCAGGCTCCGGTTGTAAACGCTTCTGAACAATATATCAAAGCTGTGAAATCTGAATACGCTCCCGATGGCAGAGTTGCTTTATTTGATGTAGAATCAACTAACCACAATGGCACGTATATTTTAAAAGGAGAGTCTAACCTCCCTGAGGCGGTGAGTGATCTGAAACAAAGACTCAAAGCTCAAAATATTGCTTTTACAGATAGTATTGCGATGCTGCCTTCAGCTGAAATGGCGGGGAATACCAAAGGGGTTATTAAGATCTCTGTTGCCAATCTAAGGTCAAAGCCCTCACATTCCTCTGAGCTTGTTACACAGGCAATACTTGGAACACCTGTAAAGGTTTACAAGAAAGACGGGGGCTGGTATTACATCCAGACTCCTGAAGGTTACCTGGCGTGGGTGGATTACGGCGGAGTAACACCTTTTTCAAATAATGATCTCTCTAAATGGAAAGCGGCAGATAAGGTGATCTACCTTGAAACTTTCGGCTTTGCTTATGAAAGTGCAAATAAAGAATCCCAGGTGGTATCAGATCTTGTGGCTGGAAACATCCTGGAGTTGGTAACAGAGGAAAACGGGTTTTATAAAGTAAAGTATCCTCACGGAAAGGTTGGATATATTGAGCAATCAAAGGCGCAGCCTTATGAGCAATGGCTTTCAGCTTTAAAACCTTCCGGAGAGAGCCTTGTTGAAACTTCTAAATCATTGATGGGAATTCCTTACCTGTGGGGAGGAACTTCAGCCAAAGGCGTGGATTGCAGCGGTTATACCAAAACAATTTTCTTCCTAAACGGAATTATCATTCCTCGTGATGCTTCTCAACAGATCCACACCGGAATTGAAGTCGACACCGAAAGAAATTTTGAAAACCTGATACCGGGAGATCTTTTATTCTTCGGAAGGAAAGCAACCAACAACACCACCGAGAGAGTTATACACGTAGGTATGTGGATTGGCGATAACAAATTTATCCATTCGATGGGGGATGTGCATATAAGCAATATGGATCCCAATGCCGAAGATTTTGACGAATACAACTACAACCGGTATTTGAGAACCAAAAGGGTTTTAGGCCAGGAAGATGAAAAATTGATACAGCTTACCCAAAGTGATCTTTTTTGGGAAAAGAGTAAATAG
- a CDS encoding dipeptide epimerase, whose translation MKLKTYKYKLELKNTFRISHTARDFQETLIVELSDGGFTGYGEAAATSYYGVDVESMSATIKAMEPLIAENIHKTPEELWEITNPHFKGNSFAQCALDIAMHDLHGKRNGQPLYKMWGLELKDLPLSNYTIGIDTVEIMVQKIKEFPWPLYKIKLGTDEDVEIIKELRKHTNAIFRVDANCAWTAEQTIEYAPIMKELGVEFLEQPLPANDLEGMAKVLQHSVLPVIADESCINESDVKKCADYFHGVNVKLTKCGGLTPGRRMIAEARELGMKVMVGCMTESTVGLSAIGHLLPLLDYVDMDGGMLIKNDIADGVKVYDGKTHFPNRNGTGAELLIIKEELKNA comes from the coding sequence ATGAAGCTGAAAACCTATAAATATAAATTAGAATTAAAGAACACCTTTCGCATAAGTCATACTGCGCGTGATTTTCAGGAGACGTTGATCGTGGAACTTTCAGATGGAGGATTCACAGGTTACGGCGAAGCAGCAGCTACTTCCTATTACGGGGTTGATGTGGAAAGTATGAGCGCTACGATCAAAGCGATGGAACCTTTGATCGCTGAAAATATTCACAAAACCCCTGAAGAACTCTGGGAAATTACCAATCCGCATTTTAAAGGAAATTCCTTTGCGCAATGCGCCCTGGATATAGCAATGCACGATCTTCACGGAAAAAGAAATGGCCAGCCTCTATATAAAATGTGGGGTTTGGAATTGAAAGATCTGCCTCTTTCCAATTATACTATCGGGATCGATACGGTTGAGATAATGGTACAGAAAATAAAAGAATTTCCCTGGCCCCTGTACAAGATCAAACTTGGAACAGATGAGGATGTTGAGATCATAAAGGAACTTCGGAAACATACAAACGCTATCTTCAGGGTAGATGCCAATTGCGCCTGGACTGCAGAACAAACTATTGAATACGCTCCAATAATGAAGGAGCTGGGCGTGGAATTCCTCGAACAACCATTGCCCGCCAATGATCTGGAAGGAATGGCAAAGGTTTTGCAGCATTCGGTTCTACCGGTGATTGCAGATGAAAGCTGTATCAATGAAAGCGATGTAAAGAAATGTGCCGATTATTTTCACGGGGTAAATGTTAAGCTTACCAAATGTGGCGGACTCACACCCGGCAGAAGGATGATCGCTGAAGCCCGGGAGCTTGGTATGAAAGTGATGGTAGGCTGTATGACAGAATCTACGGTGGGATTATCGGCCATTGGCCACTTATTGCCTTTATTGGATTATGTTGATATGGATGGCGGAATGCTGATTAAGAACGATATAGCCGATGGCGTAAAGGTTTATGACGGGAAAACCCATTTCCCCAACCGAAACGGCACTGGTGCAGAATTGCTTATTATTAAAGAAGAATTAAAGAATGCATAA
- a CDS encoding sodium:solute symporter, with the protein MSPTLVFGVIAAYFILLLVISYFTSRKADNNTFFTADKQSPWFLVAFGMVGATLSGVTFISVPGEVGNTNWTYLQFVMGNMVGYAVIALVLIPLFYRLKLVSIYEYLRDRFGQNSYLSGASFFLISQTIGASFRLFLAALVLQLAFFDAFGIPFYVTVLTNIALIWLYTFRGGIKTIVWTDTLQTTFLLLAVVVSIIMIINHLDLSVPQVFTVVTESDLSTIFEWDWRSGQNFFKTFLAGIFITIAMNGLDQNIMQKNLTISNTGDAQKNILWFSITFFIATVLFLSLGVLLYEYATTQGIALPGRSDELYPMLALNHFGAVAGIVFLLGIIAAAFSSADSALTALTTSFCVDILGLKRKEHKNQNRTRMLVHIGFTILMFFVIIIFSSLNDSSVVSAVFKVAGFTYGPLLGLFAFGLLSKRTVNDKFVPFVVILSPVISIILDYNSEAWLNGYKFGFEILIVNAAITCLGLFLLKGNGKNERLNEAENL; encoded by the coding sequence ATGAGTCCTACGCTTGTATTTGGCGTCATAGCTGCCTATTTTATTTTATTACTGGTAATAAGTTATTTTACATCACGAAAGGCAGATAATAACACCTTTTTTACGGCAGATAAGCAATCCCCGTGGTTCCTGGTAGCCTTCGGGATGGTGGGGGCAACACTTTCAGGAGTCACGTTTATATCAGTACCGGGCGAAGTGGGGAATACCAACTGGACCTACCTCCAGTTTGTGATGGGTAATATGGTGGGATACGCAGTAATCGCCCTGGTTTTAATTCCTCTGTTTTACCGCCTAAAACTGGTGTCGATCTATGAATATCTCCGGGATAGATTTGGGCAAAATTCCTACCTGTCTGGCGCCTCATTCTTTCTTATATCACAAACTATAGGTGCATCTTTCAGATTATTCCTGGCTGCGCTGGTACTACAACTTGCATTTTTCGATGCTTTTGGAATCCCCTTTTATGTAACGGTGCTAACCAACATCGCATTGATCTGGTTGTACACTTTCCGGGGAGGAATTAAAACCATTGTTTGGACAGATACCCTGCAAACAACCTTTCTGTTGCTTGCGGTAGTGGTAAGTATCATTATGATCATTAATCACCTGGACCTTAGTGTGCCTCAGGTGTTTACTGTGGTAACGGAAAGCGACCTATCGACAATTTTTGAGTGGGACTGGCGGTCCGGGCAGAACTTTTTTAAGACCTTTCTCGCAGGGATATTTATTACAATTGCGATGAATGGTCTTGATCAGAACATTATGCAAAAGAACCTTACTATTAGCAACACAGGGGATGCTCAAAAGAACATTCTCTGGTTCTCTATTACATTCTTTATAGCAACCGTACTTTTTCTCTCTCTGGGGGTGCTTCTCTATGAATATGCAACTACACAAGGTATTGCCCTTCCCGGTAGATCAGATGAACTGTATCCTATGCTGGCGCTTAATCATTTTGGGGCTGTAGCAGGAATAGTATTTTTGCTGGGTATTATTGCCGCTGCATTTTCCAGTGCAGATTCCGCGCTTACCGCTCTTACTACCTCTTTCTGCGTAGATATCCTTGGTCTTAAAAGGAAAGAACACAAAAACCAGAACAGGACAAGAATGCTGGTTCACATAGGTTTTACCATATTAATGTTCTTTGTCATCATAATTTTTAGCAGCTTGAATGACAGCAGTGTGGTTAGCGCTGTATTTAAGGTCGCCGGATTTACCTACGGGCCATTATTGGGATTATTTGCTTTCGGGTTGCTGTCAAAACGAACTGTCAATGACAAATTTGTTCCATTTGTGGTTATATTATCACCGGTAATTTCGATCATACTTGACTATAATTCTGAAGCCTGGTTAAACGGCTATAAATTCGGATTTGAAATATTGATAGTGAATGCAGCCATTACCTGTCTTGGGTTATTTTTGCTAAAAGGCAATGGAAAAAATGAAAGATTAAATGAAGCTGAAAACCTATAA